The segment CGACCACAAGCCCACCCAGGACGACCGGGGGCAGCGCCGAGATCTGCGCTTCGCGGTCCAGTTCGGCCAGGCGGCGCTGGAGCCGGGCCTGCAAGTCGTCGGCGCGGCGGCGGGCCTCCTGGGAGTTGAGCCGCGCGCCGGCCCTGCCCGCCTGCTCCTGCAGCTTGAGCTGCTCGGTGCGGTGGTCCCAGTACGTGATATCTTTCGTGAGGCGATCCTTCACCGCGGCGCGGGTCTTCTCGATCCAGGCGAGCCGCCTGCCGCGCACTTCGGCGATGTGCTCGGGCACCACGTTCGCGATGGCGTGGCCCTGCGCTTTCTGCTCGATGCTCTGGCTGGATGCGTGCATGATCCACGCGCACTCGGGCCTGGCAAGCACGTCGGCCGCCGCCGGCTCACCCTCGGCTAGCGGACGGTAGTCGAGGTACGGCGCGTACTGCAAGTGGCGCGTCCGTCCCTCGGCGTCCATCTCGACGTAGAGCAGGCGGCGCGAGATGGTGCGCCGCTCGCCCGACGGCAGCAGGCTCGCGTCCTGAATGGCGTGTTCGAGAGTGAAGAGCACTCGGGGGATCGTGCCGGGGTCGCGCTCGTCTACCAGCACCGTGCCGCGCTTGAGCAGATCTCGGTGGCGCTCGAGGGTGAGGTCGAGCGCGGCATCGAGCAGCGGGTGGCCCGGGCAGACGAAGGCCGCGAGCGGCTGGCCTGGCGGCGCGATCAGCTCCTTTTCGAAGGCGATGCGCTCGTAGCGCGACAGCACCGGATCGCCGGCGCCGATCTGGCGGTCGCGGTTGCGCACCGGCGCGGGCACGTTCTTGATCTCGTAACGGCGCGGCTCGCGCTGGCGAACCGTGCCGCCCAGGCGCTGGAAGGCCTCGAGGAAGAACGACTCGATGTAGTACGGCTGCAGGCGGCGCGCCTCGGCTCGCTCCATCTCTTCGCGGATGCGCGCCACTCGGCTCGAGTCCATCGCGTCGTGGGCGAGCGCGCGCTCCTCGATGAGTCCCTCGAGGTGGGGCCGGTCCACGCCGTGCTCGATGGTGCGGGTGAGGCGGTCGCGGACCTCGGGCTGGTCGCCGTAGCGGACGGCCTCGATCAGCAGGTCGCGCAGCGGCCGGCCGTCGAACTGGAGTTTGCCGAGCACGTCGAAGACCTGACCGCCCAGCGCCTGGCGCGCTTCTTCGAGCTTCTCCAGGAGGCGGCGGTAGACGTCGCCCTCGCGGGTCTCCTCGGCCACCAGGTTCCACAGGTGGCACACCTCGGTCTGGCCGATGCGGTGAATGCGGCCGAAGCGCTGCTCCAGGCGGTTCGGGTTCCAGGGCAGGTCGTAGTTCACCATCAGGTGCGCGCGCTGCAGGTTGATGCCCTCGCCGGCGGCGTCGGTGGCCAGCAGCACTTGGACCTCCGGGTCGTGCAGGAAGCTCTCCTGCGCCTTGCGCCGCTCCTCGCGCCCCATGCCGCCGTGGATCAGGACGAGCGATTGCGGGCGGCCGAGGAGCGAGCCGATCTGGCGTTCGAGGTAAGAAAGCGTGTCACGGTGCTCGGTGAAGATGACGAGCTTCTGGCGCGGAGAAGGGACAGGCTTCGGGATGGCACCGGCGCCGTAGGGCACGGTGGGCTCCGCGACCCGGCCGCCCAGCCCCACCGGAGTGAAGATCTCTCCCAGCAGGTGCGAGAGTTCGCGCCACTTGGTGTCCTGGCCGCTGCGCCGCACCTCGGCGGCGAGGGCTTCGAGGCGGCCGAGGGTGGCGATTTCCGCCTTCAGCTCCGCGACCGTCGCGGCCGCCGTGGCCTGGTCGAGGATCTCTTCTTCGGCAGCCTCGACTTCGTTCTCGGGGGCTTCTTCGAGGTCCTCGACGTCATCGTCGTCCAGCACGGGGCCGGCCGCGACCGGCGCGGGAACCGCGGCGCCGCGCTGCAGGAGCTCCAGTTCGCGCAGCCGTTTCTCCAGCCGCTCGCGCCGGCGGCGCAGCGACTGGTAGATCGCCTCGGGGGACGAGGCCAGGCGTCGCTGCAGGATGGTGAGGGCGAAGCCGATCGTGCCCGCGCGCTTGTCGTTCTGGAGCGCCTCGGCGCGGTTGAACTCCTCGCGGACGTACTCGGTCACTTCCTTGTAAAGGCGTGCCTCCGCGTCCGAGAGCCGATAGGGGACGGTGTAGGCGATGCGCTCGGGGAAGAGCGGCCTGCCGTTGAACTTGAGCAGGTTCTCCTTCACCATGCGGCGCATCAGG is part of the Armatimonadota bacterium genome and harbors:
- a CDS encoding DEAD/DEAH box helicase, which encodes MRLEDLQPDATIRGILPDALVTVVSVTWHGSDAMTLVHRGPDGRVADEILYRHDEPRLEVVQAGRPWSFDGDGALFRLVAEAHRIRLAHIFDPVLAVHTSLVEPLPHQITAVYEAMLPRQPLRFLLADDPGAGKTIMAGLLIKELIARGDLKRCLIVCPGSLAEQWQDELHRRFHLPFEILTNDKLEAARTGNWFLENDLAIARLDKLSRNEDVQQKLSAPDCRYDLIVCDEAHKLSATFFGGEVKYTKRYRLGQLLSGLTRHFLLMTATPHNGKEEDFQLFLALLDGDRFEGRFRDGVHQVEVSDLMRRMVKENLLKFNGRPLFPERIAYTVPYRLSDAEARLYKEVTEYVREEFNRAEALQNDKRAGTIGFALTILQRRLASSPEAIYQSLRRRRERLEKRLRELELLQRGAAVPAPVAAGPVLDDDDVEDLEEAPENEVEAAEEEILDQATAAATVAELKAEIATLGRLEALAAEVRRSGQDTKWRELSHLLGEIFTPVGLGGRVAEPTVPYGAGAIPKPVPSPRQKLVIFTEHRDTLSYLERQIGSLLGRPQSLVLIHGGMGREERRKAQESFLHDPEVQVLLATDAAGEGINLQRAHLMVNYDLPWNPNRLEQRFGRIHRIGQTEVCHLWNLVAEETREGDVYRRLLEKLEEARQALGGQVFDVLGKLQFDGRPLRDLLIEAVRYGDQPEVRDRLTRTIEHGVDRPHLEGLIEERALAHDAMDSSRVARIREEMERAEARRLQPYYIESFFLEAFQRLGGTVRQREPRRYEIKNVPAPVRNRDRQIGAGDPVLSRYERIAFEKELIAPPGQPLAAFVCPGHPLLDAALDLTLERHRDLLKRGTVLVDERDPGTIPRVLFTLEHAIQDASLLPSGERRTISRRLLYVEMDAEGRTRHLQYAPYLDYRPLAEGEPAAADVLARPECAWIMHASSQSIEQKAQGHAIANVVPEHIAEVRGRRLAWIEKTRAAVKDRLTKDITYWDHRTEQLKLQEQAGRAGARLNSQEARRRADDLQARLQRRLAELDREAQISALPPVVLGGLVV